TGCGTGTCGTCGGGGTGCACATAATCGGTCCAGCCGCTAAAGGAAACGGGGTTCTGCTTGAGCTGATACCCAAACAAGAACTCAAACCCCTCTCCCCAATACAGCGTGTCTTCCATTACGTTCCAGTCGTAAATAGCGTCGGTGGTGGCTTTCAGCGCATACGCAAACCGCTCATTGCTCACGCGCAAGGCTTCTTCCACCTGCTTCTCCTTGGTCAGGTCGTGCACGACGCCCACCAGCTGGTGGCAGCGGCCGGCCGCGTCGCACACGGGCGTCACGCTCACCTCGCCCGTGACCCGGCCGGTCGGGTAGTCCGACGTTTCCTGCCAGACCACCCGCTCCAGCGTGGTCACGGCTTCGTGGTATTTCTGCAACACCAAGGTGAGCGACGGCTCCGGAATTACTTCGTCGACGTAGCTGCCCACCACTTTTTCGGCCGGCACCCCGGTGGTTCTCTCAAAGGCTTTGTTGGCAAAAGTGAACCGGTAACGGCCGTTCTCCTCTACGTAGAGCACAAAAGTGACGTCGGCAATGGTATTGAAGATAACCGAAAGCTGATGCTCCCGCTCCACCAATGCCTCGGTTGCCGCGGGTGGGCTGGGTACCGGCGTAGCAATGCCATAGACGCCCGCGAACTGGTCCGCATCGGTGAGTACCGGCAGAAGCTCAAGATTCAGTTTCAGGGGCCCATCGGCAGCCGTCATACTGGCCTGGTAGCGCACGATTTCGCCCGCCGCGGCCCGGGCGAGGTACTGCTGGCTCTGCTCCGCCTCGCCCGAAGCGAGGTACTGCAAAAATGCCGTGCCGGGCAGTTGCGCGACGGCGCAGCCCAACAAATGCGCAAAGCGGGAATTGGCCCGTTGGAAATTGCCGGCCCCGTCCAGCACGAAAATCGCCTCCGCACTCCGCTCAAATGGCGCATTATCCAACGGCGTACTGCGGTTAAGCATGGCTTGGGGAGGTTTGTAGCATCAGCGGCCATCGGTGGCGAAGAGCTACCAAACAGGTAATTGAGCTAAATAAAACATTTCTGCGCTAATACCGCAGGACTAGCAGCAAGCACCCGGAAGCAAATAGCTTAGAATGGATTTGTCAGTTTCCCATCCGTACCGCAAACTGGCAAAGCATAGAATACTTGTCAAGGTTTTGGTAAGCCCGCCGAGAGTAGCTCCTGATTATCGCAAGCAAGCCGAAGTGTATTATCACTGATTTACACGCGTTTGCCAAACTTCATTTTGTGCAGCCTTTGTAGCAGCTTGCGTTCCTAACGTCGGTTCTTGGCCTGCGCATAGCCCCAACATTGCGCCCCAAACCCGTGCGCGCTACCTTTGCCCTTCAGCGCCCTTGGGGCCTGCTTGCCACTAGCCTGATTGTTATGTTATTAGTCCTGCCGGCTGCCAATTATCAGCCTTCCGATTACCTCCCGATTATCATTCAATTCGGTCTGGCGCTGGCCTTTGTCGCCTTCGCCATGATTGTTTCCCACCTCGTGGGCCCGAAACGCCACAGCACGGTGAAGGATGCCTCCTTCGAGTGCGGCATCGAATCGGTGGGCAACGCCCGCACGCCGATTTCGGTGAAATACTTCCTCACGGCCATTGTCTTTGTGCTGTTCGACGTCGAAGTCATCTTCATGTATCCCTGGGCGGTGAATTTCCGGGCCTTGGGCAACGACGGTTTCATTGCTATGGTGCTGTTCATGTTCTTCCTGTTGGCGGGCTTCCTCTACATCATCAAAAAGGGCATCCTGCGCTGGAACGAAGCCTAATTCGGCCAAACTTTTGCCGCGCAGCTTGTGTTGGCGACTAGGCCATTAGGCCCCCAAACCTGACCCATCTCAACTATGGATACCCGAGTTCCGGAAATCAAAACTGTCGAGGCCCCCGAGGGCATTGAAGGCGCTGGCTTCTTTGCCACTTCGCTGGAGAAAGTGGTGGGCATTGCCCGCGCCAACTCGCTCTGGCCCTTGCCCTTCGCTACCTCCTGCTGCGGCATCGAGTTCATGGCCACCATGGGCTCGCACTACGACATCTCACGCTTCGGCTCCGAGCGGCCCAGCTTCTCGCCCCGCCAGGCCGACTTGCTGATGGTAATGGGCACCATTGCCAAGAAAATGGCCCCCATTGTGAAGCAAGTGTACGAGCAGATGGCCGAGCCCCGCTGGGTGCTGGCCATGGGTGCCTGCGCGTGTTCGGGCGGCATTTTCGACTCGTACTCGGTGCTGCAAGGCATCGACCGCATCATCCCGGTCGACGTGTACGTGCCCGGCTGCCCGCCCCGCCCCGAGCAAGTGCTCGACGGCCTGATGCGCGTGCAGGACCTGGCCAAAAACGAATCCATGCGCCGCCGCAATGCACCCGAGTACCAGGCCCTGCTGGCGTCGTACAATATCAAATAATTTGGCTGTTGGTTGCTAGTTGTCAGTGGTTTGTGTTTAATGAACTGACAATTAGCAACCAATAACTAATAGCAACCCCCGAATGAATCCTCAGGAATCTGCCGCCGCTCCCGAAGTCGCTGTTGCCGAAGACCCCATTAAGGTCCAGAATGCGCGGGTGCTGGCTTTGCTGCACCAGTTGTTTGGCGAGGCCACTTTCACCGATGTGGAGGAGCCCTACGGCCTGCTGACGGTGACCACCACGCGGGAGCGCATCCACGACATCATCGCCGGCTTGCAGCAGGACCAGGAAATTAAATTCCATTTCCTGACCACGATGTGCGGCATCAACTACCCCGAGAACGAGGGCAAGGAGCTGGGCATGATTTACCACCTGCACAGCCTGACACAGAACATCCGCCTGCGGATTAAAATCTTCTTTCCCATCGCCGACCCGGTGGTGCCGACCCTCACCGACCTCTACGCCACCGCCAACTGGATGGAGCGCGAGGCCTACGACTTCTTTGGCGTCATCTTCACCGGCCACCCCAATCTCATTCGCATCCTCAACGTCGAGGACATGGACTACTTCCCGATGCGGCGCGAATACCCGCTCGAAGACGGTACCCGCGAAGACAAAACTGACCTGTTTTTCGGCCGCTAGGCCCCTGATACCCCTATCATGGCAGTAAACGACACGCTGGAAGGCACCCATAAAATCCACGAGGAGGCCGCCGCGCAGCGCCACGGCCAACTCATGCCCCTGCTCAACGACTTCAGCCAGGAGCTGACGACGCTGAACCTGGGCCCCACGCACCCGGCCACGCACGGCATTTTCCAGAACATCCTGCAAATGGATGGCGAGCGGATTGTGTCGGGCGTGCCCACCATCGGCTACATCCACCGCGCATTTGAGAAAATCGCGGAGCGCCGCCCGTTTTATCAAATCACGCCGCTCACCGACCGGATGAACTACTGTTCGTCGCCCATCAACAACATGGGCTGGCACATGACGGTGGAGAAGCTGCTCGGCGTGACGGTGCCCAAGCGGGCGCAGTACATGCGCGTGATTATGATGGAGTTGGCCCGCATTGCCGACCACTTGATTTGCAACTCCATCCTGGGCGTGGACACGGGTGCCTTCACCGGCTTCCTGTACGTGTTCCAGGAGCGCGAGAAGATTTACGAAATCTACGAGGAGGTGTGCGGCTCGCGCCTGACCACCAACATGGGCCGTGTGGGCGGCATGGAGCGGGATTTCTCGCCGGTAGCACTGCAAAAGCTGCGCGACTGGCTCAAGACCTTCCCGGCCGTGATGAAGGAATTTGAGTCGATGTTCAATCGCAACCGCATTTTCATGGACCGCGTGGTAAACGTGGGCCCGATTTCGGCGGAGAAGGCGTTGAACTACGGCTTCACCGGTCCCAACCTACGGGCCGCTGGCGTCGACTACGACGTGCGCGCCATGAACCCCTATTCTTCTTACGAGGACTTCGAGTTCGACATTCCGGTGGGCACCAATGGTGATACCTACGACCGTTTCATCGTCCGCAACGAGGAGATTTGGCAGAGCCTGCGCATCATCAAGCAAGCGCTGGAAAACCTGCCCGAAGGCCCCTACCACGCTGACGCCCCGCACTACTACCTGCCCGCCAAGCAGGAAGTGTACAAGAACATGGAGGCCCTGATTTACCACTTCAAAATCATCATGGGCGAGATTGATGCGCCTGTAGGTGAGGTATATCACTCGGTGGAAGGCGGCAACGGCGAGTTGGGTTTCTACCTGATTTCGGACGGCGGCCGCACGCCCTACCGCCTGCACTTCCGCCGGCCGTGCTTTATCTATTACCAAGCTTACCCGGAAATGGCCGTGGGCACCACGCTGTCGGACGCCATTGTCATTCTCTCGTCCATGAACGTCATCGCTGGCGAGCTGGACGCCTAGTTTTCTGTGAATCTGATTGATATGGAGCCGACCACCGCGCCCACCAAACCGCAATTTTCTCCCGCCGCCCAAGCGGAAATCAAGCGCCTGCTCACGCACTACCCGGAAGACCGGAGCAAGTCGGCCCTGCTGCCGATTCTGCACATTGCGCAAGCCGAGTTCGGCGGTTGGGTAAGCCCCGAAGTACAGGACCTGGTAGCTGAGACCCTCGGCATCAAGCCCATTGAAGTATACGAGGTATCCTCCTTTTACACGCAGTACAACCTCAAGCCGGTGGGCAAGCACGTGCTGGAAATATGCCGCACGGGCCCCTGCATGCTGCGCGGCTCTGATGAGCTGACGGCCCACCTCGAGCGCATCACCGGCGCCAAAGTGGGCGGCACTTCGCCCGACGGTACCTTCACCCTGAAAGAAGTGGAGTGCCTGGCCGCCTGCGGCTTTGCCCCCATCGTGCAGGTGCGCGAGAAATACTACGAGCAGTTGGACACGCCTGAGGCGGTGGACGCCATGCTCAGCGAATTGAAGAGCCTGGTGCACCGCCCCATTTTGCCGTGGGAAGAAACGGGCCTGCCCAACTCCTTGAAGAACTACTAATCGGCTGGCCATCAGCACAACGCTTACCACTATGGGCCGCAAGCTATTAACTGAACATATCAACGTCGAAGGCATTGACACCTTCGAAGTCTACCGCAAGCACGGCGGCTACCGCTCCGTGGAGAAGGCGCTCAAAACCATGACGCCTGAGGAAGTAGTGGAAGAAGTGAAGAAGTCGGGCCTGCGGGGCCGCGGCGGCGCGGGCTTCCCTACAGGCATGAAGTGGAGCTTCTTGGCCAAGCCCGAGGGCGTGCCGCGCTACCTCGTCTGCAACGCCGACGAATCGGAGCCCGGCACCTTCAAGGACCGCCAGTTGATGGCGAAACTGCCCCACTTGCTCATTGAGGGCATGATTACGGGCAGCTACGCCCTGGGCGCGCGCACCAGCTACATCTACATCCGCGGCGAGTTGTTGTACGTGCTGCGCATTCTCGAAAAGGCCATTGCTGAGGCTTACGCGGCTGGTTTCCTGGGCGAGAACATCCTCGGCTCGGGCTACTCGCTCGATTTGCACGTGCACCCCGGCGCCGGCGCCTACATCTGCGGCGAGGAAACCGCGCTGCTAGAATCCTTGGAAGGGAAGCGCGGCAACCCGCGCAACAAGCCGCCATTCCCGGCTGTGCAGGGCCTCTACGCCCGCCCCACGGTGGTAAATAACGTGGAAACCATTGCAGCTGTGCCAGTTATCGTGAACGAAGGCGGCGACGAGTACGCCAAAATCGGGGTAGGCAAAAGCACGGGCACCAAGCTGATTTCGGCATGCGGCCACCTGAACAAGCCGGGCATCTACGAAATTGAGCTGGGCGTACCGGTGGAGGAATTTATCTATTCCGATGAGTACTGCGGCGGCATCTGGAAGGGCCGCGACCTAAAGGCCGTTGTGGCTGGGGGTTCGTCCGTTCCGATTCTGCCCAAGGAGCTTATCCTGAAAACCGCAGCCGGCGAAAACCGCCTGATGACCTACGAGTCGTTGTCTGACGGCGGCTTCGTTACGGGCACCATGCTGGGCTCGGGCGGCTTCATTGCGATGGACGAAACCACGTGCATTGTGAAGAACACCTGGAATTTCAGCCGCTTCTACCACCACGAGTCGTGCGGGCAGTGCTCGCCCTGCCGTGAGGGTACGGGCTGGCTGGAGAAAGTACTGCACCGCCTCGAACACGGCCACGGCTCGATGCACGACATCGACCTGATTGTGAGCGTGGCCAAGCAGATTGAAGGCAACACCATCTGCCCGCTCGGCGAAGCTGCGGCGTGGCCGGTAGCTGCCGCTGTGCGTCACTTCCGCCACGAGTTTGAGTGGCACGTGACCAACCCCAAAGAGGCCACTATGCCCGGCGCGGCGTACCGCGGCGCGGCGGTGCTGGCCTAATTCTTAGAACGAAAAAAGAACGTCATGCTGAGCTTGCCGAAGCATCTCTACCGCTTCGTTAAGCCGATTGAAATAGTACTGCGGTAGAGATGCTTCGACTCCGCTGCGCTTCGCTCAGCATGACGGCCAGATATAAATTTGATTCTCCCCAACAATGGCTAAAATAACCTTCGACGGCATTGAGGTAGAGGTTCCGGACGGAACCACTATCCTGAACGCGGCCCGCCAGATTGGCGGGGGCGTGGTGCCGCCCGCCATGTGCTACTATACCCCGCTAAAGGGCACCGGCGGCAAATGCCGCGCCTGCCTGGTGCGCGTGGCGGCCGGTTCGGCCAAAGACCCGCGCCCCATGCCCAAACTGGTGGCCTCGTGCATCACGACGGTGCAAGACGGCATGGTGGTCGAGAACACGACCTCGCAGCAAGTGATGGACGTGCGCAAGGGCATCGTGGAGATGCTGCTCATCAACCACCCGCTCGATTGCCCGGTGTGCGACCAGGCCGGCGAGTGCGACTTGCAGGACTTTGCCTTCGAGCACGGCGTGAGCACCACCCGCTACGAGGAAGAGCGCCGCACCTTCGAGAAAATCGACATCGGCCCGCTCATTCAGCTGCACATGACACGCTGCATCCTGTGCTACCGCTGCGTCTACACCGCCGACCAGCTCACCCCCGAGCGCGTGCACGGCGTATTGGGCCGCGGCGATGCGTCGGAAATCGGCACCTACATCGAAAACATCATCGACAACGAGTTCAGCGGCAACGTCATCGACGTGTGCCCGGTGGGCGCGCTGACCGACAAAACCTTCCGCTTCAAGCAGCGCGTGTGGTTCACGAAACCCGTGAACGCCCACCGCGAGTGCGAAAACGAGAAGTGCTGCGGCCGAGTAACGCTCTGGTACAAAGGCAAGGACGTGCTCCGCGTGACGGCCCGCAAAGACCAGTACGGCGAAGTGAAGGAGTGGATTTGCAACACCTGCCGTTTCGACAAAAAGGAAACCTCGGACTGGGTGCTCGAAGGCCCGGCGCACATCAACCGCGCTTCGGTAATCTCGCAGAACCACTACGAGCTGCCGGTAGTAAACCCGCAGGTAATTCTGGACTTGCCCGAAAGCACGACCCGCGAACTGGAACGCAACCCGCCGCTGCGCCTGGGTGGCATCAATGGCTAATTAAACTCATAATCAGCGCGTCAACAAAAGAACGTCATGCTGAGCGAAGTCGAAGTATCTCTACCACGAGAGTAAATCAAACGAAGCGGTAGAGATGCTTCGACTTCGCTCAGCATGACGGACACAGGAATGACGGCCGACTTATAACACAACATATGACTCTTCCCGCTCTGGGCTGGCAAGGCCTCGTCGTTCTGGTAGTTTTCGGCGTTTCGCTGCTGATTGCCACGTATTCTACTTATGCGGAGCGCGTCATCGCCGCGTTTCTGCAGGACCGGGTGGGCCCGGACCGCGCCGGTCCCTTCGGCCTGCTGCAGCCGCTGGCCGATGCCGTGAAGCTCTTCACTAAAGAAGAGTTTTTCCCGGCCGGTGCCAACCGCGCGCTGTTCGTATTTGGGCCCTGTCTGGCCATGACCACGGCGCTCATGTCGTCGGCAGTTATTCCGTTCGGCAACGTGCTGCAGTTCGGTGAAACGTCTATTCACCTTCAAGGCATTGAAATCAATGTCGGGATGCTCTACGTGTTCGGCATGGTATCGCTGGGCGTGTACGGCATCATGATTGGCGGCTGGGCTTCAAACAACAAGTTCTCGCTACTGGGCGCCATTCGCGCTGCTTCGCAAAACATCAGCTATGAAATTGCTATGGGCCTCGCCCTGATTGCCGTGCTGATGATGTCGGGCACACTGTCGCTGCGCGAAATCACCCTGCAGCAGTCGGTGGCCGGCGAGTGGCACTTCTGGAACATCGCCAAGCAGCCGCTGGGCTTTATCATCTTCATTGTGTGTGCTTTTGCGGAGACCAATCGGACGCCCTTCGACTTGCC
This region of Hymenobacter sedentarius genomic DNA includes:
- a CDS encoding PAS domain-containing sensor histidine kinase, with the translated sequence MLNRSTPLDNAPFERSAEAIFVLDGAGNFQRANSRFAHLLGCAVAQLPGTAFLQYLASGEAEQSQQYLARAAAGEIVRYQASMTAADGPLKLNLELLPVLTDADQFAGVYGIATPVPSPPAATEALVEREHQLSVIFNTIADVTFVLYVEENGRYRFTFANKAFERTTGVPAEKVVGSYVDEVIPEPSLTLVLQKYHEAVTTLERVVWQETSDYPTGRVTGEVSVTPVCDAAGRCHQLVGVVHDLTKEKQVEEALRVSNERFAYALKATTDAIYDWNVMEDTLYWGEGFEFLFGYQLKQNPVSFSGWTDYVHPDDTHRTVVGLQRVVYETTDSFWEDEYRFQRADGSWAVVMDRGYILRDAAGHALRMIGAMQDITPRKQAEERQRLLTERLARQNSDLQQFTYIVSHNLRAPLANALGFSDLLSRVDKQSEVFDQSVQNLRTSLLQLDQVLTDVNDILSLRDEQGGYRPEPVAVAAVCREALLGLQEALRACGGELHSNIPETLWVSGSRAYFHSIFYNLVSNSIKYRSDERPLRIDITATVGPGSDTTITVRDNGLGISQEKGSEEMFQLYRRFHTDKAGRGVGLYLVKAHMEAMGGQIIVRSQVNEGTEFILYFRQRADENLPD
- a CDS encoding NADH-quinone oxidoreductase subunit A codes for the protein MLLVLPAANYQPSDYLPIIIQFGLALAFVAFAMIVSHLVGPKRHSTVKDASFECGIESVGNARTPISVKYFLTAIVFVLFDVEVIFMYPWAVNFRALGNDGFIAMVLFMFFLLAGFLYIIKKGILRWNEA
- a CDS encoding NADH-quinone oxidoreductase subunit B; amino-acid sequence: MDTRVPEIKTVEAPEGIEGAGFFATSLEKVVGIARANSLWPLPFATSCCGIEFMATMGSHYDISRFGSERPSFSPRQADLLMVMGTIAKKMAPIVKQVYEQMAEPRWVLAMGACACSGGIFDSYSVLQGIDRIIPVDVYVPGCPPRPEQVLDGLMRVQDLAKNESMRRRNAPEYQALLASYNIK
- a CDS encoding NADH-quinone oxidoreductase subunit C; translation: MNPQESAAAPEVAVAEDPIKVQNARVLALLHQLFGEATFTDVEEPYGLLTVTTTRERIHDIIAGLQQDQEIKFHFLTTMCGINYPENEGKELGMIYHLHSLTQNIRLRIKIFFPIADPVVPTLTDLYATANWMEREAYDFFGVIFTGHPNLIRILNVEDMDYFPMRREYPLEDGTREDKTDLFFGR
- a CDS encoding NADH dehydrogenase (quinone) subunit D translates to MPLLNDFSQELTTLNLGPTHPATHGIFQNILQMDGERIVSGVPTIGYIHRAFEKIAERRPFYQITPLTDRMNYCSSPINNMGWHMTVEKLLGVTVPKRAQYMRVIMMELARIADHLICNSILGVDTGAFTGFLYVFQEREKIYEIYEEVCGSRLTTNMGRVGGMERDFSPVALQKLRDWLKTFPAVMKEFESMFNRNRIFMDRVVNVGPISAEKALNYGFTGPNLRAAGVDYDVRAMNPYSSYEDFEFDIPVGTNGDTYDRFIVRNEEIWQSLRIIKQALENLPEGPYHADAPHYYLPAKQEVYKNMEALIYHFKIIMGEIDAPVGEVYHSVEGGNGELGFYLISDGGRTPYRLHFRRPCFIYYQAYPEMAVGTTLSDAIVILSSMNVIAGELDA
- the nuoE gene encoding complex I 24 kDa subunit family protein, translating into MEPTTAPTKPQFSPAAQAEIKRLLTHYPEDRSKSALLPILHIAQAEFGGWVSPEVQDLVAETLGIKPIEVYEVSSFYTQYNLKPVGKHVLEICRTGPCMLRGSDELTAHLERITGAKVGGTSPDGTFTLKEVECLAACGFAPIVQVREKYYEQLDTPEAVDAMLSELKSLVHRPILPWEETGLPNSLKNY
- the nuoF gene encoding NADH-quinone oxidoreductase subunit NuoF yields the protein MGRKLLTEHINVEGIDTFEVYRKHGGYRSVEKALKTMTPEEVVEEVKKSGLRGRGGAGFPTGMKWSFLAKPEGVPRYLVCNADESEPGTFKDRQLMAKLPHLLIEGMITGSYALGARTSYIYIRGELLYVLRILEKAIAEAYAAGFLGENILGSGYSLDLHVHPGAGAYICGEETALLESLEGKRGNPRNKPPFPAVQGLYARPTVVNNVETIAAVPVIVNEGGDEYAKIGVGKSTGTKLISACGHLNKPGIYEIELGVPVEEFIYSDEYCGGIWKGRDLKAVVAGGSSVPILPKELILKTAAGENRLMTYESLSDGGFVTGTMLGSGGFIAMDETTCIVKNTWNFSRFYHHESCGQCSPCREGTGWLEKVLHRLEHGHGSMHDIDLIVSVAKQIEGNTICPLGEAAAWPVAAAVRHFRHEFEWHVTNPKEATMPGAAYRGAAVLA
- a CDS encoding 2Fe-2S iron-sulfur cluster-binding protein translates to MAKITFDGIEVEVPDGTTILNAARQIGGGVVPPAMCYYTPLKGTGGKCRACLVRVAAGSAKDPRPMPKLVASCITTVQDGMVVENTTSQQVMDVRKGIVEMLLINHPLDCPVCDQAGECDLQDFAFEHGVSTTRYEEERRTFEKIDIGPLIQLHMTRCILCYRCVYTADQLTPERVHGVLGRGDASEIGTYIENIIDNEFSGNVIDVCPVGALTDKTFRFKQRVWFTKPVNAHRECENEKCCGRVTLWYKGKDVLRVTARKDQYGEVKEWICNTCRFDKKETSDWVLEGPAHINRASVISQNHYELPVVNPQVILDLPESTTRELERNPPLRLGGING
- the nuoH gene encoding NADH-quinone oxidoreductase subunit NuoH; the protein is MTLPALGWQGLVVLVVFGVSLLIATYSTYAERVIAAFLQDRVGPDRAGPFGLLQPLADAVKLFTKEEFFPAGANRALFVFGPCLAMTTALMSSAVIPFGNVLQFGETSIHLQGIEINVGMLYVFGMVSLGVYGIMIGGWASNNKFSLLGAIRAASQNISYEIAMGLALIAVLMMSGTLSLREITLQQSVAGEWHFWNIAKQPLGFIIFIVCAFAETNRTPFDLPECETELIGGYHTEYSSMKMGLYLFAEYINVFVASAVMSVLYFGGFNFPFQYELRDWLVSSQHLELVTASNIITILGLVGLFAKIFGFIFFFMWVRWTLPRFRYDQLMRLGWTILIPLAIFNILLTGGLITFGVIN